Proteins from a single region of Stappia sp. ES.058:
- a CDS encoding autotransporter assembly complex family protein: MHCVSVLALAASLLVFPARADALDLFGWLPFGSKTADEQDQPPVVDPLPYEASLRVSGGSADLEAALAASSELLSQGDRLPSGEAGLIARAVSDFERLVGRLYVGGYYAGTVKIRIAGLDLEQALATPSLPGPRPIPVIISVEPGPLFSFGTIDISAADDSSGVVEQVANGATYGLVRGETANSEKILRAEKAIVSDLKAAGHPFARISRREIVADHDTNRLDVRLSVAAGRAARFGKVSVSGAEATDPDFIVTQAMIPQGRAYSPAELERATGRLNELGIFSSVRIVPAENVGPDGLLPMTIEVSERKRNVIGVGANWSSSEGFGVESYWRRRNLFGRGELLSIEGSIGRIADNSLSDLEYSARIAFEKPGAFGPQTRFTTSLGAKQEVPDAYRSRSITADAFYERDVNDVLSFKVGGEVQYADENDAFGNQTYLLTGVIGQVNYDTRDDPLNPTKGINAVVFAEPAYDVRGGNAMLFTRGQVSAYQALDDAARFVLAGRLGAGSIIAPSVRDIPAARRFFSGGGGSIRGYAYRNVGPRRNGEVTGGRSFFEASGEIRMKATETIGVVGFVDAGNSFDAMYPDFSQGLKVGVGAGLRYFTPVGPLRFDIAVPLDPEKDDPDFAVYVGLSQAF; encoded by the coding sequence ATGCACTGTGTCTCGGTGCTGGCGCTTGCGGCATCGCTTCTCGTCTTTCCCGCACGTGCGGATGCGCTCGATCTCTTCGGCTGGCTGCCGTTCGGTTCCAAGACCGCCGATGAACAGGATCAGCCCCCCGTCGTCGACCCTTTGCCCTACGAAGCAAGCCTGCGCGTTTCGGGCGGATCTGCGGACCTTGAGGCCGCTCTCGCGGCGTCATCGGAATTGCTCAGCCAGGGTGATCGCCTGCCTTCGGGCGAGGCCGGCCTGATTGCCCGCGCAGTGTCGGATTTCGAGCGCCTTGTCGGGCGGCTCTACGTCGGAGGCTACTATGCCGGCACGGTGAAGATCCGCATTGCGGGTCTCGATCTGGAGCAGGCGCTTGCAACCCCCTCCCTGCCCGGCCCGCGCCCCATACCTGTCATCATTTCGGTCGAGCCCGGCCCACTGTTTTCCTTTGGCACAATCGACATCTCTGCTGCCGATGATTCCAGTGGCGTTGTCGAGCAGGTCGCCAATGGCGCGACGTATGGGCTGGTGCGCGGGGAAACCGCCAATTCGGAAAAGATCCTGCGAGCGGAAAAGGCGATCGTCTCTGACCTCAAGGCAGCCGGTCATCCGTTCGCCCGCATTTCACGCCGCGAGATCGTCGCCGACCACGACACCAACCGGCTCGATGTGCGCCTCTCCGTCGCCGCCGGCCGCGCGGCGCGCTTCGGCAAGGTGTCGGTCTCCGGAGCCGAAGCGACCGATCCGGATTTTATCGTTACGCAGGCCATGATCCCGCAGGGCCGGGCCTATAGCCCGGCGGAACTGGAACGGGCAACCGGGCGGCTCAACGAACTCGGCATCTTCTCCTCAGTGCGGATCGTGCCGGCCGAAAACGTCGGCCCCGACGGCCTGCTGCCGATGACGATCGAGGTCTCCGAACGCAAACGAAACGTGATCGGCGTCGGCGCCAACTGGTCGAGTTCCGAAGGGTTCGGGGTGGAGAGCTACTGGCGCCGCCGGAACTTGTTCGGCCGCGGCGAGCTCTTGAGCATCGAGGGCTCCATCGGCCGGATTGCCGACAATTCGCTGTCCGATCTTGAATATTCCGCCAGAATCGCCTTCGAGAAGCCCGGTGCCTTCGGTCCGCAGACCCGGTTCACGACGAGCCTGGGCGCGAAGCAGGAAGTTCCCGACGCCTATCGCAGCCGCAGCATCACGGCCGATGCCTTTTACGAGCGCGATGTCAACGACGTCCTGTCGTTCAAGGTCGGCGGCGAGGTGCAATACGCCGACGAGAACGACGCCTTCGGCAATCAGACCTATTTGCTGACCGGTGTGATCGGCCAGGTGAACTACGACACGCGCGACGATCCGTTGAACCCGACCAAGGGCATCAACGCGGTGGTCTTCGCCGAACCGGCCTATGACGTGCGCGGCGGCAACGCCATGCTGTTCACCCGGGGACAGGTGTCCGCCTACCAGGCGTTGGACGACGCCGCGCGCTTCGTGCTTGCCGGCCGTCTCGGCGCCGGCAGCATCATCGCGCCCTCGGTGCGCGACATTCCCGCCGCCCGGCGCTTCTTTTCCGGCGGGGGTGGATCGATCCGCGGGTACGCGTATCGCAATGTCGGGCCGAGGCGGAACGGCGAGGTGACCGGTGGGCGCAGCTTCTTTGAAGCCTCCGGCGAAATCCGCATGAAGGCGACGGAGACCATCGGCGTCGTCGGCTTCGTCGATGCGGGCAACAGTTTCGATGCGATGTACCCCGATTTTTCGCAGGGGTTGAAAGTGGGCGTCGGCGCCGGCCTGCGCTACTTCACGCCGGTCGGGCCGCTGCGCTTCGATATCGCCGTTCCGCTCGATCCGGAAAAGGACGACCCCGATTTCGCGGTCTATGTGGGTCTCAGTCAGGCGTTCTGA
- a CDS encoding polysaccharide biosynthesis/export family protein — MPRRAARRFVANSGRKVSGSLTNPADYVADRQHAVVTRAVEWFRLVTHLYAMLTGNRMTRVRNPPLVEAFMRFILLAVLGLVLSGCAGLPGQGPTAITISSEDIEGDAIRSNYVLLSLDSEMLTKLHAYRPAPFARQFRSVPNRGRSSRLGIGDRLVITIWEAAPEGLFSTPDGKQVSVPSVIDESGYIFIPYAGRVRARGLSVEGLRVAIQERLKGKAIEPQVLVTVEGSESTGIVVVGDVNSPGQYTMSVRGMRLLEAVARSGGSREATYETVVTIKRGSASGEARLVDLINYPENNIWLTAGDNVLVTHKPRTFSAFGAVRETKLVPFKTETVTLAEGLAQVGGLKDFFADAAGIFLFRFENRELVRQLKGDAVDNIDAVRIPVVYKLNLRQAEAFFLARSFEMRDKDIIYVANHPTAEFGKFLQIIGPLLSNVNSANGLITN, encoded by the coding sequence ATGCCGCGCCGCGCCGCACGGCGATTTGTTGCCAATTCCGGTCGAAAGGTTTCTGGTTCGTTAACCAATCCCGCCGACTATGTTGCCGATCGACAACACGCGGTTGTTACGCGCGCGGTCGAGTGGTTCCGCCTTGTAACGCACCTGTACGCGATGCTAACTGGAAACCGAATGACGCGGGTACGAAACCCGCCTTTAGTTGAGGCTTTTATGCGGTTTATCCTCCTTGCGGTACTGGGATTGGTGCTGTCCGGCTGTGCTGGTTTGCCGGGACAGGGGCCGACGGCCATCACCATTTCGTCGGAGGACATCGAGGGCGATGCGATTCGCTCCAACTATGTCTTGCTTTCGCTCGACAGCGAAATGCTGACAAAACTTCATGCCTATCGCCCCGCCCCGTTTGCAAGACAGTTTCGCTCGGTCCCGAACCGGGGGCGGTCGAGCCGTCTTGGCATCGGTGATCGCCTGGTGATCACAATCTGGGAGGCCGCGCCAGAAGGACTGTTTTCCACGCCCGACGGCAAGCAGGTCTCCGTTCCGTCCGTGATCGACGAGAGCGGATATATTTTTATCCCCTATGCCGGCAGGGTCCGGGCGAGGGGGCTCAGCGTCGAAGGATTGCGTGTCGCGATCCAGGAGCGGCTGAAGGGCAAGGCGATCGAGCCGCAGGTTCTGGTGACTGTCGAGGGCAGCGAGAGCACCGGCATCGTCGTGGTCGGCGATGTGAACAGCCCGGGCCAGTATACAATGTCTGTGCGCGGCATGCGGCTGCTGGAGGCCGTGGCACGCTCGGGCGGGTCCCGCGAGGCGACCTACGAAACGGTCGTGACGATCAAGCGCGGGAGTGCTTCTGGCGAGGCCCGGCTGGTCGATCTGATAAACTACCCGGAAAACAACATCTGGCTGACCGCGGGCGACAATGTGCTTGTGACGCACAAGCCCCGCACATTCTCCGCCTTTGGCGCGGTCAGGGAAACGAAACTGGTTCCCTTCAAGACGGAAACGGTCACACTCGCCGAAGGTCTCGCACAGGTGGGGGGGCTGAAGGATTTCTTCGCGGATGCGGCAGGCATTTTCCTCTTCCGCTTTGAGAACCGCGAGCTTGTCCGCCAGCTCAAAGGCGATGCGGTGGACAACATTGATGCGGTTCGCATTCCTGTCGTCTACAAGTTGAACCTGCGGCAGGCAGAGGCTTTCTTCCTCGCCCGGTCGTTCGAGATGCGTGACAAGGATATTATCTATGTCGCGAATCATCCGACGGCCGAGTTCGGCAAGTTCCTGCAAATCATCGGTCCGCTGCTGTCCAATGTGAACTCGGCGAATGGCTTGATAACCAACTGA
- a CDS encoding capsule biosynthesis protein: protein MTEEPNREVDSVSGAGRSNDAARVVLFLQGPPSGFPRCVADELEALGHKTLRINLSLSDWFLWHDSRCVNFRGHLSEWPAYLERHLIRHGVTDIVFYQDRFPYHSVAVEIAGRLGVRAVAYENGYLRPDWITAELDGMSVRSLFPDDVDAIRAAAADLPPVDMTERYRHPFWQEAMHEVVCNLLNAFDLLAFPRFVADKFYHPLFEYVMTLPRLLFARRRDRVATILIDDLVESNCPVFVFPLQMQSDYQLRYNAKYDHLADALEEVFASFSAHAHPAAQLVVKLHPMDQGIEPWRRIVRRLARRHGIKRRVHLVDGGHLVTLLKHASGAVMVNSTTGLHAVKVGCPVKVLGVAVYDLPGLTCQLPLDRFWRIPQAPDPETYQSVQRLMGHAIQIQGNFHSRDGMTAAARELAARIAGGLVNVPGCVDRPAPRIERARALGVPVTVAEEIAARGKTGRWKRAWRG, encoded by the coding sequence ATGACCGAGGAACCAAACCGGGAAGTCGACAGTGTATCGGGCGCGGGGCGTTCGAACGATGCCGCGCGTGTCGTGCTCTTCCTGCAAGGACCGCCGTCGGGGTTTCCACGCTGCGTCGCCGATGAGCTGGAAGCGCTCGGTCACAAGACCTTGCGCATCAATCTCAGCCTGTCCGACTGGTTCTTGTGGCATGATTCCCGTTGCGTGAACTTCCGGGGGCATTTGTCCGAGTGGCCGGCGTATCTGGAACGCCATTTGATCCGGCATGGCGTCACGGACATCGTGTTTTACCAGGATCGTTTTCCCTATCATTCGGTTGCGGTGGAGATCGCGGGCCGGCTCGGAGTGCGAGCGGTCGCCTACGAGAACGGATATCTGCGGCCCGACTGGATCACCGCCGAACTCGATGGCATGTCCGTACGTTCGCTTTTTCCCGACGACGTGGACGCGATCCGTGCCGCTGCAGCAGACCTGCCTCCCGTCGACATGACGGAACGTTACAGGCATCCTTTCTGGCAGGAAGCCATGCATGAGGTTGTGTGCAACCTTCTCAATGCGTTCGACCTGCTGGCGTTTCCGCGTTTTGTCGCGGACAAGTTCTATCATCCGCTTTTCGAGTACGTGATGACGTTGCCGCGGTTGCTGTTTGCCCGGCGACGCGACCGGGTCGCGACCATCCTGATCGATGACCTGGTCGAATCGAACTGTCCGGTTTTCGTCTTTCCCCTTCAGATGCAAAGCGACTACCAGCTTCGCTACAACGCGAAATACGATCATCTCGCCGATGCGCTTGAGGAGGTTTTTGCCTCCTTTTCCGCTCATGCGCATCCGGCCGCGCAACTCGTGGTGAAGCTGCACCCGATGGATCAGGGCATCGAGCCCTGGCGTCGCATCGTTCGTCGACTTGCGCGCCGGCATGGCATCAAGCGGCGCGTTCACCTGGTCGATGGCGGGCATCTTGTGACCCTGCTCAAGCATGCCTCGGGCGCCGTGATGGTCAACAGCACCACAGGACTGCATGCGGTCAAGGTCGGCTGCCCGGTCAAGGTGCTTGGCGTTGCCGTCTACGATCTGCCCGGGCTGACGTGCCAGTTGCCACTGGATCGCTTCTGGCGGATCCCGCAAGCGCCGGATCCCGAAACCTATCAATCCGTTCAGCGGCTGATGGGACATGCCATCCAGATCCAGGGCAATTTCCACTCCCGCGATGGCATGACCGCGGCGGCCCGCGAATTGGCCGCACGGATCGCGGGTGGGTTGGTCAATGTGCCAGGCTGTGTGGACCGCCCGGCGCCGCGCATCGAGCGTGCCCGTGCCCTTGGGGTTCCCGTGACCGTCGCCGAGGAAATCGCCGCACGCGGAAAAACCGGGAGGTGGAAGCGTGCCTGGCGCGGGTGA
- a CDS encoding capsule biosynthesis protein has product MPGAGERRFLFLQGPLSPLYRRIGRKLSAKGHTVQRINFCVGDWLHWHGSGTFAYRGRFENWPEWVGAWLERERVTNLVLHGDTRPYHRQAVIAAERLGIAVHVTELGVLRPGFMTLERGGLGVLSRFPVDADAIAQLSACAGAVDLSPQYPGSFPLEAWQDVSYHLPNVALGWLFFPHHRRHTPFPPVLDYALWIRRLIAAPARRRRASILQQSILAQDASLFVLPLQMEGDYQIVSQSQYSSMRDVLRDVLFSFARHAPGEARLVIKSHPLDNGWTDWSSEVALIASEFKLGNRVAFLDGGDLHAIVRGAVGVVTVNSTAGLEAVRTGVPVKTLAPAIYDSPGLTHQGGLDAFWNRPQPPDPVRVSAFVTALAATTQVRGTIHNRMGLDDAVEGIAARLLKPCGDDLGAAPRDPPPRLARARALGVPL; this is encoded by the coding sequence GTGCCTGGCGCGGGTGAGCGGCGTTTCCTGTTCCTTCAAGGTCCGCTCTCGCCGCTGTATCGGCGCATCGGCCGGAAGCTGTCGGCGAAGGGACACACCGTTCAGCGGATCAATTTCTGTGTCGGTGACTGGCTGCATTGGCATGGAAGCGGCACGTTTGCATATCGCGGGCGCTTCGAGAACTGGCCGGAGTGGGTGGGGGCATGGCTTGAACGCGAGCGCGTCACCAACCTGGTGTTGCATGGCGATACGCGTCCGTATCATCGGCAAGCGGTGATTGCGGCGGAGCGTCTTGGCATTGCCGTGCATGTCACGGAACTGGGCGTGCTTCGCCCGGGCTTCATGACGCTGGAGCGGGGAGGGCTTGGCGTCTTGAGCCGGTTTCCCGTCGATGCGGATGCCATTGCCCAATTGAGTGCTTGCGCGGGGGCGGTCGATCTTTCCCCGCAATATCCGGGATCCTTCCCGCTGGAAGCCTGGCAGGACGTGAGTTATCACCTGCCGAATGTCGCGCTTGGCTGGCTGTTTTTTCCGCACCATCGACGACACACGCCCTTTCCGCCGGTTCTGGACTATGCGCTTTGGATTCGTAGACTGATTGCCGCGCCGGCCCGGCGGCGGCGCGCAAGCATCCTTCAGCAATCCATCCTCGCGCAGGACGCATCGTTGTTTGTCCTGCCGTTGCAGATGGAAGGCGACTACCAGATCGTTTCCCAGTCGCAATATTCATCCATGCGCGATGTGCTGCGAGATGTCTTGTTCTCCTTTGCCCGCCATGCGCCGGGCGAGGCGCGGCTTGTGATCAAGTCCCACCCGCTCGACAATGGCTGGACCGACTGGTCGTCGGAAGTGGCGTTGATTGCGAGCGAATTCAAACTCGGCAACCGGGTGGCATTTCTGGACGGCGGCGATCTGCATGCGATTGTCCGTGGTGCCGTCGGAGTTGTGACCGTCAATTCGACGGCTGGCCTCGAGGCCGTGCGCACAGGCGTTCCGGTCAAGACGCTTGCGCCCGCGATCTACGACAGCCCGGGCTTGACGCATCAGGGCGGTCTGGACGCGTTCTGGAACCGCCCGCAGCCACCCGATCCGGTGCGCGTCTCCGCGTTTGTGACCGCACTTGCCGCCACCACCCAGGTGCGCGGGACCATCCACAATCGCATGGGTCTGGATGACGCCGTCGAGGGAATCGCGGCACGGTTGCTGAAGCCTTGCGGCGACGATTTGGGGGCTGCGCCCCGCGACCCGCCGCCGCGCCTTGCCCGTGCGCGCGCGCTCGGCGTTCCGCTATAA
- a CDS encoding capsular biosynthesis protein: MTHWLGDPALGEAKKALAAVLHGRVSTRARPPGRIESVITGLTPAPFSRLHALAHERNVPLTLAASALLPAGLPAPFSGARLVLLVQVSTNRPAGQLEIAPLLGDALRRQDAAEPPVLPAPILQNVGYDTIRETLRTMLARVQGAEAAGLAQPGERAIAHAWMVPGTYDVARPLRADMAAEALHAMRRQVALVDRPVFCFGAKPWNHKAIAAAFGTDVHPLSFCKDAGSAIADAAASGGRVLGWAAGVSNADEASATNAGVDLWRIEDGFLRSVGLGAGLARGAALAFDDCGIYFDATRESRMERLLNGRQLTPGERARAQELRRRIVSARMTKYNVGARGPVLAAPPGREAILVPGQVADDAGVRRSLSDVIDCAGCANVNLDLLRAVRARNPDAWIVYKPHPDVEARLRAGRLETTELRGLADHIVAGGSIVDVIETVDRVETFSSLAGFEALLRDTPVTVHGMPFYAGWGLTQDLTEMPRRSARLDLETLVHVAFVDYPVTLDPKSLRPCPPEVLIERLVAQRADPVHGVIRLVRQHASWFGRKIGL, encoded by the coding sequence GTGACGCATTGGCTTGGCGATCCGGCTCTGGGTGAGGCGAAAAAAGCGCTTGCCGCCGTCCTTCACGGCAGGGTGTCGACGCGCGCCCGCCCGCCTGGGCGGATTGAAAGCGTCATCACCGGTCTGACGCCGGCGCCGTTTTCCAGGCTTCATGCGCTGGCGCATGAGCGCAATGTGCCGTTGACGCTGGCGGCGTCCGCTTTGCTGCCGGCGGGCCTGCCCGCGCCGTTCTCCGGCGCGAGACTTGTGCTTCTCGTTCAGGTTTCAACAAACCGCCCCGCCGGCCAATTAGAGATTGCGCCGTTGCTGGGGGACGCATTGCGCCGACAAGACGCCGCCGAGCCGCCCGTTTTGCCCGCGCCGATCCTGCAGAACGTCGGCTACGATACGATCCGCGAAACGCTTCGGACCATGCTTGCAAGGGTACAGGGAGCGGAGGCTGCCGGTCTTGCGCAACCGGGCGAGCGGGCGATCGCCCATGCCTGGATGGTGCCCGGCACCTATGACGTTGCGCGGCCGTTGCGCGCCGACATGGCGGCGGAGGCCCTGCATGCGATGCGACGGCAGGTCGCGCTCGTGGACCGGCCGGTGTTTTGCTTCGGGGCAAAGCCCTGGAACCACAAGGCAATCGCTGCCGCCTTTGGCACCGACGTGCACCCTTTAAGCTTTTGCAAGGACGCAGGATCGGCAATCGCGGACGCTGCCGCTTCGGGCGGTCGGGTGTTGGGATGGGCAGCCGGGGTATCGAATGCCGATGAAGCGAGCGCCACGAATGCCGGTGTCGATCTCTGGCGCATAGAAGACGGGTTCCTGCGCTCCGTCGGTCTTGGTGCAGGACTTGCGCGCGGTGCAGCGCTCGCCTTCGACGACTGCGGGATCTATTTCGATGCGACACGTGAAAGCCGGATGGAGCGGCTCTTGAATGGACGGCAGTTGACGCCGGGCGAACGCGCCCGCGCGCAGGAGCTGCGCCGCCGCATCGTTTCGGCGCGCATGACGAAATACAACGTCGGCGCGCGCGGCCCGGTGCTCGCAGCGCCGCCGGGACGCGAGGCGATCCTTGTGCCGGGACAGGTGGCCGACGATGCCGGGGTGCGCCGCTCGCTCAGCGACGTCATCGACTGCGCCGGCTGTGCCAATGTCAATCTCGACCTGCTGCGGGCGGTGCGGGCGCGCAACCCGGACGCCTGGATCGTCTACAAGCCGCATCCCGACGTGGAGGCGAGGTTGCGTGCGGGGCGACTGGAGACAACCGAACTTCGCGGTCTTGCCGATCACATCGTCGCGGGCGGCAGCATCGTCGACGTGATCGAAACAGTGGACAGGGTGGAAACATTTTCCTCGCTTGCCGGCTTCGAGGCGCTCTTGCGCGACACGCCGGTCACCGTCCATGGCATGCCGTTTTATGCCGGCTGGGGTCTTACGCAGGATCTGACGGAAATGCCACGGCGAAGCGCCCGGCTCGATTTGGAGACCCTCGTGCACGTCGCATTTGTCGACTACCCCGTGACGCTCGATCCCAAGTCGCTGCGCCCCTGTCCGCCGGAGGTCTTGATCGAGCGTCTTGTGGCGCAGCGTGCCGATCCCGTCCACGGCGTCATTCGGCTGGTGCGCCAGCACGCATCGTGGTTTGGGCGCAAGATCGGCTTGTGA
- a CDS encoding aminotransferase class I/II-fold pyridoxal phosphate-dependent enzyme, with translation MASLRAGHEAARHRKPAARAETPANAPPATKAFDFSELPSFRQLSMHRAAADMIGLENPFFQPHEGVASATTVIDGVQHDNFASYNYLGLNGHPEVNAAAVTALETYGTSASASRVVAGERPVHRELEARLAALHGVEDAVVMVSGHATNVTTIGHLLGASDLIVTDALVHNSISEGARLSHAARMNFPHGDLDALEHLLSKHRHKFDRVLIAVEGIYSMDGDFPDLPRLIRIKQMFDAWLLVDEAHSVGVLGSRGCGIAEHFGIDPTGVEMWMGTLSKTFSSCGGYIAGSKALCDYLRATAPGFVFSVGLSPPLAAAALASLDVMAREPDRLRQLTRNGHRFLERAKTAGLDTGPSAGFSVIPVIVGDSIGAATLCNRLLKRGINVLPIVFPAVAEKSARIRFFITSEHTAEQIDRAVDATAEELAAMKMKSARFSDLVKSAPSSDQAP, from the coding sequence ATGGCAAGCCTGAGGGCCGGCCACGAGGCCGCGCGTCACCGCAAACCGGCGGCGCGTGCCGAGACGCCGGCGAACGCTCCCCCTGCTACCAAGGCTTTCGATTTTTCCGAGCTTCCGTCCTTCCGTCAGTTGAGCATGCACCGCGCGGCAGCCGACATGATCGGGCTGGAAAATCCCTTTTTCCAGCCGCACGAAGGGGTCGCCAGTGCAACGACGGTGATCGACGGCGTGCAGCACGACAATTTCGCGTCGTACAACTATCTCGGACTGAACGGCCACCCGGAGGTGAATGCGGCCGCCGTAACCGCGCTTGAGACCTATGGCACCAGCGCATCGGCAAGCCGTGTGGTCGCCGGCGAGCGTCCTGTTCATCGCGAACTCGAGGCGCGTCTGGCTGCTCTGCATGGCGTCGAGGACGCGGTGGTGATGGTTAGCGGCCATGCCACGAACGTCACCACAATCGGCCACCTTCTCGGCGCAAGTGACCTCATCGTGACGGATGCGCTCGTTCACAATTCAATCAGCGAGGGCGCGCGCCTTTCGCATGCGGCGCGAATGAACTTTCCCCATGGCGACCTCGATGCGCTGGAGCATCTGCTGAGCAAGCACCGGCACAAGTTCGATCGCGTGCTGATCGCGGTCGAGGGCATCTACAGCATGGACGGCGATTTCCCGGACCTGCCCCGTCTCATCCGCATCAAGCAGATGTTCGATGCCTGGCTTCTGGTCGACGAAGCGCATTCGGTCGGCGTATTGGGTTCCCGTGGATGCGGCATTGCCGAGCATTTCGGCATCGATCCGACCGGCGTGGAAATGTGGATGGGCACGCTGTCGAAGACATTCTCGTCCTGTGGCGGCTATATTGCCGGCTCGAAGGCCCTGTGCGACTACCTGCGGGCCACCGCCCCCGGCTTTGTTTTTTCCGTCGGGCTGTCGCCCCCGCTTGCCGCGGCCGCCCTTGCCTCCCTCGACGTGATGGCGCGCGAGCCGGACCGCCTTCGCCAACTCACCCGGAACGGCCACCGCTTTCTGGAGCGCGCGAAGACTGCGGGCCTCGACACCGGTCCAAGCGCCGGCTTCAGCGTCATTCCCGTCATCGTCGGCGATTCCATTGGTGCGGCAACGCTTTGCAACCGTCTGCTCAAGCGCGGCATCAATGTCCTGCCGATCGTGTTTCCCGCGGTCGCAGAGAAGTCCGCGCGTATCCGCTTCTTCATCACCAGCGAACACACAGCCGAACAAATCGACCGCGCGGTCGATGCGACGGCGGAGGAACTTGCGGCCATGAAGATGAAAAGCGCCCGTTTTTCGGATCTGGTGAAAAGCGCACCGTCTTCCGACCAGGCCCCTTAA